The genomic segment ACTTACTGTACAGAATAAAATTTCTGATAGCCACGAGATAGATGATATACACTTGTGTTGTTTTTCTGCTGGTTAGTAGAGAAAAAGAtcaaaaaaattatgttcaagtCACAAGATTGTTCCAAATGCAATTGGTGTATTGTAAAAAAGCTCTCAATTGGAGAATGTGGGGGTTGGGGATGCTCCTTTGTGGGTAAGTGATGGTGTTTGCTTATAAGACAGTTCTTAGTTAAGTAGagttgagaaaataattttaagaaagtttCTGCAAGGAAAATATTTGAGTATAAGCCTGTGAACGTTAGATTCCCCTGTAATTAGCAGTTGGGATTAAGGCATCCCAGAATCCCTTGAGTAGAATCTCATGGGATTATACCTGGAAGAGAccttaggaaaaaaacatcacattgattctttcattttatagatgaggaaactagttGCGAAAGAGAGGCGGCTGCCCTGAGATACTTAGCTGGATGCCTAGTCTTGCTCTCACAGTGACGCCTGTTGAATAAATCCTCTAGGCTTGTGCTCTGCatttaaaacaacaagaaaaaactgCTAAGGATGGTTAAGGGTCTTGTGCCTTAAGTCCACATCCTGCAAGGTGATTTAGAATGCTTGTTGCTCCTAGCAGAAGAGTTTCAGGAGGTGCAGGGGAGTCTGCGTGTTCTGACTATAGGAAGTTGCTATGCCCATTGTGGCCCTGTAGCTGGTCCGACCCAAGGGAAGAGGATGCTGGCTCACTGCTCTGCTTCTTGTACTTTGAATCCATATCAGTGGAGCTGTGAACATCCTTTGCTTTAAAATGACAGCTTAGAACCAGACCAAGTCTCTGATATTGTTCGTAATATATATAGTCTGTTAAAGTCTAGTGGGTTTCAAGGTGCTTATCATTTGGAACGGGTCCCCTATTGGCATAGGAAAGAGTATGTATGAACAGTCATAGTAGTGAGCTAATGGATTTAAAGGACTAGTTTTCAGGTAGGGATAGGAACTTTCATTTGAATAGCTTTActtaaaatacattcattaatgttttcttttatctgaatATCAAAAAGATTTCCAGGGACAGAAAAATGCAGATGCAAAAATATGTGGATTAAACTCCAGAGTCCTCTTAAGATTTCTCCCTttggtttaattttctctttcattggcTAAACTTAATCTGTTTGTTTATGAAGGTGGTGTTAGGAAGAAGTATGGATATAAAGAAAAGGACTTTCTAAAGATAAAGCACTTGAATTTTTAGAAGCCCAGGTTGACTGTTCTAGTTTGTACttactgtgttttatttaaaaacaaacaagaaaacaaaaaaactgtgaTGAGATTTTtgcccttttgttttctttctttttaatttttttagacatggatctcaccctgttgcccagcctgaagtgcagtggcgcgatcatagctcactgcatccttgaactcctgggctcagtgatcctcccgcatcggcctccctagtagctgtgactacaggcgtgTGACATTAGGCCTGGctaacttatttatttgtttttatagagatgaggtctcagtatgttgtccaggctggtctcaaactcttggtctcccgcctcagcatcccaaagtgttgagattacagccatgagccaccgcacctggcccccttttgttttctgtaagaGCTTTGTGGGCACTTTGCCTgttgttgaaaatttttgaatCCAGTTAAAACATTAGTTTTAAAGCTGCTTTAAGTTTCCTTGGGGTTTTCATTCCAGGCATAGTTATAACTCCAGTGTTAAGAGGTGACATTGTTTTGTTGGTGGTGCTTTCATACCTTAAACCAGgtacaatataaaaaaaagagaaattttacatTGTGAGACAAAAGGCATTtagatgaatatatttatttttcagattttataacTGTACTGTATAATGCTCTCTCATTAAAGGATgtggaaaaggaaattttaaacttttgtattCGTTTTGAGATTTAAAATTAAGATGTATGAAAAGTATGATATGCAGTTCTTTCTTAGTAAAGGAGTTGCTCTTTCTGGGTCTGGTGATGGTTTACAGAAAATGTGGAGGACCTAGGCTAATGTATCGGACTAGTAGCCAGATTCTGCCTCGTCCCTGCCAGTGTCGTGGGTGTCCGCAGAGGTGGTGGTCATTCTGAGCAGGGAGTCCCAGAGGAGGGAGCAACTGTCCATGTGCACTCAGCCAGCTCAGGGCCAAACTGTCCAGTGCTCTCACTTCGtcccctgcctcccagagctCTTGGAACAGCTCCTCAAGGACGGATGCTCTCTGCTAGGGCAGGAGCGTGAGAGACATGTATTCTCCAGGATTTAAGTGACTTGAAATCAATTtcagtctttctctttttccttagtTTTCCTGATTGCAGCCAGGACTTtagtgtttttattgttgttttgctttttttaagagacaagtctctctgttgcccaggctggaatgcattgtcgtgatcacagctcactgcacccttaaactcctgggtttaagcagtcctctcacctcagcctcccaaagtgcgtgccaccacgcccagctaattttttttttttttttttttttgtgtggtagaggtggggtctctctATTTTGCCTAGGCTGTAGAACTTTGAATGTATGGGTTTTATgctcattttgtctttttctttttcagctcaaATTAAGGAAAAGTTATATCCTTCCTTGTATAAGCAACATCTACTTGTGCAAGAGATCAGCCATGCAGCCGCCACCCCAGGCAGTCCCATCTGGTGTGGCTGGACCACCTCCGGCCGGGAATCCTCAGAGCATGTTCTGGGCTAACAGCCCTTACAGAAGACGGACCAATAATAACGCACCAGTGACTCCGATAACTTGCCCCTTGCAGCCAGTAACGGATCcgtttgctttcagtaggcaggCCCTCCAGAATACACCGCTGGGCAGTTTGTCCAAAAGCAGCCCACCCATCTTGCAAAGCTCAGCACCCCCAGGGTTTCCTCAGCGCCCTGGTTTGCCTGTGCCTCACACAGATGCCAGGGATAGCTCCCAAGGACCCTGTGAGCCTCTGCCGAGACCTCTGGCACAGCCCAGAGCAGATGCCAATTCATTTTCTGGTGCGTTGACACCTTCAGCGCTGCCCAGGGCTGAGATGAGCAGGAGTGCAGAGGTCCGTCCCGGCTCAGAGCCTGGAGTTCAGGCTCCACCGTGTCTGCCTCACTACATTCCAGGAGTGGGTCCTGACACGTCTCAGGGGACCTATCTGCATGGGAACGTGCCTGGGCCTGACCGACCCCTGAGTAGGCAAAACCCGCATGATGGTGTGGTAGCCCCAGCAGCGTCCCCCTTTTCCCCCCAGCCTCGTCAACAGCTGCCGGGTCAGTGGGGCCCAGTGCAGGCAAGCCCGCAGCCCTCAGGTCAGCATCACTCACCCTGCCCGGAAGGACCTGTTCAGAGCACAGTGCCCCATGCCACCAGCGTTCCCCACCTGCCCCCTTCATCCAGCCCacatcaaggtgttggccatGAGCAACAGACCCCACTGGTGTCTCTTTCAGCACCCTTGGCCAGTGACAGGAGAAGTGAGGTGGCCCATCTGCAAAGTGGAAGCTACTCGGCAAATAATTTTGATCCTGAAAGTACATTCAGGCAAAACCCCAGAGTTGGGAATACTTGGGCAAGCCAGGAGTTCAGGCAGAATCCAGGAGTGACTAAAGAGCACTGGCCAGCCCCCAGTCTTGTGAGCCCCCTCACTCAGGGAGATCACCCAGAAAACCCCGTGCACTACCCCCCAGGGACTGGGGCCAGCCTCTCCCTTCCAGATACAGACTCGGGAGCTCTCTCAATGTTTTTCCAagggggagagacagaaaatgagGAGAATCTCTCGTCTGAAAAAGCAGGCTCTGCTGGTAAATTGGACTTTGATGGTTTCTCCTCCAGCCCTGGACCGGGCCATCCCCCCTCACTTGCACACATGGGAGCGGGTGGCATCTGCCAGGCCTTTCTCAAAGGCTCCAGCATGGAGACCACACTGCAGGGTGGAGATACACACCTTTATTTTGCTCAGTCTGCGGGCATTCAACATGATCAGCAAACGACTAAAAATGCTGCTAGTGACATGTGGGGTGACACAGCAAGTGCAGGGACTCAGGGTGCCAGCAGTTCACAGTGTGAGAATATTGAGAACTTAGAATTCATTCAGAATCAAGAAGTTCTGCCAAGTGAGTCACTAAGTTTGGACGCTCTGTCTCAAAGTGATCAGTTCAGATACGGGGTCCTTCCTGGGCCAGCTGTCCCCAGGCACAATGTTGGGGGCCACCCGGGAGCCACTGAAGCAATGATGCATCCTGCGAGATCTGATAGTGTGTCATCTAGCTACAGCAGCAAAAGCCACAGGAGTCTTTCAAGTTCAACCAGGCCCCAAGAGCTAGTTGGCACATTTATTCAGCAAGAAGTTGGAAAACCTGAAGATGAAGTTTCAGGTAGTTTTTTTAAGCAAATCGATTCTTCTCCCGTAGGAGGTGAAACAGATGAGACCACTGTGAGCCAGAACTACCATAGCAGCGTGTCTCAGCCCTCAACTCCAAGTCCCCCAAAACCTACAGGAATATTTCAGACAAGTGCAAATAGTTCTTTTGAACCAGTAAAATCTCACTTAGTTGGGGTAAAACCAGTCGAGGCAGACCGTGCCAATGTGGTGGGTGAAGTGAGGGGGACCCGTGCCCGCCAGAAGAAGTGCAGACCTCCTGATGCTTCCCCTGGCAACCTGGAGCAGCCGCCAGACAACATGGAGACCTTCTTTGCACCCCAGGTGTGTCCCCTGCCTCTAAACACCACTGCAGAAGCTGGGCACGTACTTCCGCACACTGGGGCGCCACCCTTGGATACTGTGTATCCGACACCGGAGAGGAAGCCCTCAGGCAGGGCTCAGGGGACGGTGAAGTGTGAGAGCCCAGCGACGACTCTGTGGGCACAAAATGAGCTGCCAGATTTTGGAGGCAACGTCCTTCTCGCCCCAGCGGCTCCTGCACTTCAGGTACCAGCAAAACCTCAGCCATCTGCAGTTGTTCAGCCTCCAGAAGAGATGGTTTCTGGGCAGCAGTCACAGAAGCCAGGCTCTGCCAGCCCCCTGCAGAACCGAGATGGGATTGGTGCTTCGGAGAACCTCGAGAACCCTCCCAACGTGGGAGAAGAGGAGACCCTTCAGCCACAGGCAAGTTCTGGTCATGCCGACGCGTTACCCTCACCGCCCACTGAGTCTCTGCAACATCTGCCAGTCCTGATGGCCCAGCCTGACCAGAGCTATAATCTGGCTCAGCCCATTAATTTTTCTGTGTCCTTATCGAATCCTAATGGGAAGAATCTGTCCTGGAGAGATGCTTTGGTGGGAGATAAACCTCCAATAGGCAGCAGGGTGCTCAGTGGTGATTCCGGGGAAAACGTTCCTTTGTCTGGGATCCCAGCCAGCTCTGTCCTTAGCTTGTCTCTGCCTGGTAGTCTTGCCCAGAGTAATTTTCCACAAGGTTCTGGTTCTTCTGAAATGGTTTATAATCAGCCTGCCAATTTGCTGGTTCAACCGCCATCCCATCCACTTCCAAAGAACTTGGTTCCAGAAAGTCAAAAGAATCACAATGCAGAAAACATTCTTCCCGAGTTTGTTAATAGCCCTGCTGGAAGCCTGAGTGTGATGTTAGTTCCCCCTGCAAACAGTACTGTGGTACCTAATAGTAACAAGGCAAATCACTCCAGTAATCGGGAAGAAACGTATGGAGCCCTAGACTTTACATTAAATGGGACTTTGGAAAACCCTGTAAGAATGTATAGCCCATCCCGTTCCGATGGTCTGGCCTCTCAGCACACCCTTGCCGATCATCCTGGACAGTCCGGGCCTGGGCCGCGTAACCCAGACCGTTTCTACCAGCAGGTAATGAAAGATGCACAGGaccagcctggcctgggaggaGCCCTGCAAGAGCCAGCGCCTCCTCGGCAGCAGAACTCTCCTCCACAAGTGCCCAAAGCAACATCTGCGGAACCTTCAAATGCAGAAAGTCTGCCAGCACAGGGACAGTCCCAAAACTCAGCCCAGGCACCAGCAAGCCTGGCTCCAGCTGACGCAGGTCAGCAGCTGCTGCCTCGGCTGCCTCAGTCCTCCAGCGTGTCATTGGTGTCCCCTGGCTCGAGCCAGGCAGCCACGCAGTCAGAGCAGCAGTGGCCACAGCCGACACCGCCGCACTCCTTGGGCCCACCGCCTCAGGACTTGGCGTCCTACTACTACTACAGACCTCTGTACGACGGCTACCAGTCTCAGTATCCCTCCCTGTACCCACCGGATCCTGGGGCGGCCTCCCTCTATTACCCGGTATGTAGAGCGCTCATGTTTAAcccacttttctctccttgctttgACTAGTTGGGTTTCTTTCTGTCGTGGTGTGTTCTTTGGTGGTGTTTGCTTGATTCAGAGGTAACCCACAGTCCCCAGGGCATGTAGAATACCAGTTCTAAGCCCAACACCAGCTCCGAGCAGTGCTTCCTGAGGGAAATACTCCCTGGTCCCAGAGCTGAGCACAGGCCACCTCTTAGAAGCTCACACCACAAATTAGCATATTGAATTGCTTGTAATATCTGCTTAATTTTGTTTAATCCAGCCTCACCAATTTATGTGACAAAAAGAGCCCTTTGTCTCCTATAATGCCTGTTGGCTCTCTGCAGAATTAGAATTCTGAGTTGCACCCTTTGGGAAGCTGGGATAGCCTTTCGAAGCTTTTGTGTGATTTTGAGAATAACTGTAGTCTTTCACATACCTCCTTGAGAATAAAAACATTGAGGAAAAAAGCTAGGTTTGGAATATTATCCACATGCAGCAGCTGAGAGAGGTGGAATTCCATGAGCTTCTGTCAAATACGTGGTGATACCAACAGCAGAGTGGGGAGGCCCTGCTTGTTAACGCAGAAGATTCTTTCATGCCTTTTTTCACAGTGACACGAGTGTGGTTCAAATTAGATTCTGTTTAAATCCTGCAGTAGCTTGGAAAAGTGTGGTCCACGTGGACACGTTTGATCATTGTCTGCCTTTTCTCACCACTGACCCCGATTCAGTACCACCCAAGGTAGTGTTGTGTAAGGGGAAATCTTGCAGTGTGTGGGGCCCGTCAGACCCAGGCTTGGGTGGTAAGCAAAGGCCTCAGAGTTAGCAGGCATCCCAGGAGCAGGGCTGCTTTGGCCAGGCAGGCGCTGCCTGCAGCCCTGGGGCCgggcctccctccttggcctttaGTAGATGGTTTGTGCACCTGCAGATAGTTACACGTTTGAGCCCTCAGGCCTGTGAATCCTAGATTCTGGAAGGAGCCTATATAGTTCTTATTTCCACATGAGAAAGTTTAGTTTTGAGCCCTGGGAGCGGCAGAGCGAGGGCAGCCACGGACTCACGTTAGGTCCTGTGCAGGGACCCGGCCTGGAGCCAGCTGCACTCTGGGTGAGTGTTTCCTTCCAGCTGCCGTGCTGTCCAGTCGTGGGCAAGAACGAATCCGTTTTTCCGTGGTTTCATGTTATCTGCCAGGCAGTGGCAGAGGATTGGGGATTTTAGACACGGAAGGATGAATTCTAGCTTCTACCCAGATCACCTCATCTGTCTTCAGGTCTTCATGTGTCCACTCGGGCCCTTCCTTAGAGACAGGTCTGAAAGCATCGTAAATATAAAACGTAATCCTCTTTTTGAGGCTGTCTGTAGCTTTAGGACCCATTCACGTGGTCCTAAAGCTTTATGGAGATGGCGTCTAAAGCTGGACACAGGCATTATTCAAATCCTGACGTCTCCACATTGGAGACATCAAGAAGCAGACACCTAACAACCCCCGCAGAAGTCGCCGTGGCCCTTTGGGGTTGCTTGCGTACATGCTGGTGCTCTCTGCCCATCTGGGTGGTCTCCTGAGCAGGACCAGGGTTGTCCGCCTGGGGAGGATCCCACCGCAGGCCTGGTGAGAGCGACCGCCGTTGGTAGGTGGTTGTTTGCATTAAGGAAGCCCCACATTCAGTGCTGCCTTTAGAGAGCGGTCGTCTGTAAGGTTTAGAGCTTGAGCTGGTTGGTCTGAGTTTGCTCTTGACTGGTATCTAACGTTGCCCAAATGCTTCCTCCCGTAGGACGTCTACAGCCTCTATGAGCCACGATACAGGCCCTACGACAGTACAGCATCTGCGTACGCTGAGACCTACCACTACGCCGAGCCTGAGCGGCCCAGTTCCCGAGCAAGTCACTGCTCCGACCGGCCACCTCCCAGGTGCGGCTGCATCCACTCTGGCTGCTTCACTGTCGTACACAGTCTGATGTTTATGTTGTTGACTGTGGTGGTAACTTAATGATTTGAAAAATTTTGTATCTGTAAAGAATTATACAAACCTATGCAACATATGTTTACATTTTGCCAATATGGACCAATTGCAGAATGTGCTTTTAAATTGAGTTAAACACACTGCCACCAGCAGTCATTAGCTGTGATAGTCGGTTAGCATTTGGCCACCTCCTAGTCAGGCCAGAGCCTGAGCAGGTCCACAGAGAAGCAGCCTTGGACTTGTGCATGCGCGCTCTGGATGGGGCGCTTGTTCCTGCTGTCCAGGCACGTCTTGCTCTGGCAGTTTGCTAATGGGATATTCGCGGTCCTTGGACTGTAGCAGCTTTTAACTGTTGCAGACTTTTCCCTGCCACTGAGTCTCCAGAGGCCAGGGGGTGCTGGTCACAGAGATGACATAGTCCTTAGATCCACCAGGCAGCACCAGAATGCAGGGCCTGAAAACCCACGTTCTCTCCCTGATACCACCACCTCTGCCGAAGACCGGCAGGCGTCCTGGACCTGCTCGTCTCCTACGCTGGCCCTGTATGCTTTTGCTTGCAGTTGCAGAAATGGATTTGGGAAGAACCATGGCACCGTGCCTTCAGCTGAGTAAGCCTTTCAGCCAGGTCAGAGTCCTGTGTTCTTGGAGCAGAAGAggctgttttggtttttgtttccgCTCAGAGAAGTTGGCAGTGGGAGAACAGCAGTGGTGGCGTGGGTCCTGGCGGCGGTGCTCAGCTGTGCCTGCCTTCCAGAGCTTTTGCTGCGCTTTCTCCTTGTCGGACCGAGGAGTAATGGTCTCACTGGTACAGGTTTTGCTACAAGGGTATATTGCTTTTTAGACTTTGTAATACAGAAAAGTCAAATCATTGTGAAGACTGTGTACGTATACTTTGTTTCAAAAGGTTTCTTATGCTGAGTCTTTGAGGTTTGCAGTGGCTTACCTGAAGACAAAAGGCTCTGAAAGTCTGCTCATTCGGCTGGCCCAGGTGTACGCTGCTGCAAAGGTGCACCCTGAACCGTGTGTAGCTGGGCGTTCTGGGTGCTCTGTGAAGCACAGCAGCACAGTGAGGCTTTGTCTCTCAGGAAACTTCACTTGAGATAAAATTCCCAGGATTTTAGCTACTGTGTATCACCATGTCACCAGGGAGGTGGGACCTGGTGTTAATGTAgtggtctgactccagagcctgcaaAGTGAGGGCGGACGGGCAAGTGTTTTCTGGAGCCCTGGGAGGCAAGAGAGGCGGAGGAGGCAGAGCTAGGGTGAGTTCTCGCTGGCCTGGTTTCCTTCACCTGCCGACCTGCAGGTTCACATAGCATGATTTCAGGCGGCCAAAGGCAGCTCCATGCTGTTCAGAAGCCTCCCCCAGAGGCTAGTTCAGGTGCCACGGGAGTGGTTTTGTCACCGTAGCGGCTAGAATTCTCTTCTGTCAGCTGTCCCGCTGCTCCAGCTGTCTTCAGCGCTTACTGTGACCGCTCTGTCCTTCCTCCCAACGCCGCACACGAGCACGTGCACGTGTATGTGGTCTCAGTGCTGATGTCTGGTACTAGCTTGTCTGTCTGCACCAGTGGGCCCAGTTCATGCAGGAACTGCGTGAGGTTAGAGCGCCTCGTTCGCTGTTGTGAGCGCATCATTCCTGACAGATGAGTGGGGCTGGCGAGCAGTGCAGCTGCTGCCAGGTGGCAGAGGGCCCGGCCGTCCACCCCGGCACGGCGCACTGCTCGGCCACGGTGACAGCCCTGCCAACCCACAGCCCGGGTGCTCACTCTAGACTGCACCTGTGTACATGGCAGTGGGT from the Eulemur rufifrons isolate Redbay chromosome 7, OSU_ERuf_1, whole genome shotgun sequence genome contains:
- the SEC16A gene encoding protein transport protein Sec16A isoform X2, which gives rise to MQPPPQAVPSGVAGPPPAGNPQSMFWANSPYRRRTNNNAPVTPITCPLQPVTDPFAFSRQALQNTPLGSLSKSSPPILQSSAPPGFPQRPGLPVPHTDARDSSQGPCEPLPRPLAQPRADANSFSGALTPSALPRAEMSRSAEVRPGSEPGVQAPPCLPHYIPGVGPDTSQGTYLHGNVPGPDRPLSRQNPHDGVVAPAASPFSPQPRQQLPGQWGPVQASPQPSGQHHSPCPEGPVQSTVPHATSVPHLPPSSSPHQGVGHEQQTPLVSLSAPLASDRRSEVAHLQSGSYSANNFDPESTFRQNPRVGNTWASQEFRQNPGVTKEHWPAPSLVSPLTQGDHPENPVHYPPGTGASLSLPDTDSGALSMFFQGGETENEENLSSEKAGSAGKLDFDGFSSSPGPGHPPSLAHMGAGGICQAFLKGSSMETTLQGGDTHLYFAQSAGIQHDQQTTKNAASDMWGDTASAGTQGASSSQCENIENLEFIQNQEVLPSESLSLDALSQSDQFRYGVLPGPAVPRHNVGGHPGATEAMMHPARSDSVSSSYSSKSHRSLSSSTRPQELVGTFIQQEVGKPEDEVSGSFFKQIDSSPVGGETDETTVSQNYHSSVSQPSTPSPPKPTGIFQTSANSSFEPVKSHLVGVKPVEADRANVVGEVRGTRARQKKCRPPDASPGNLEQPPDNMETFFAPQVCPLPLNTTAEAGHVLPHTGAPPLDTVYPTPERKPSGRAQGTVKCESPATTLWAQNELPDFGGNVLLAPAAPALQVPAKPQPSAVVQPPEEMVSGQQSQKPGSASPLQNRDGIGASENLENPPNVGEEETLQPQASSGHADALPSPPTESLQHLPVLMAQPDQSYNLAQPINFSVSLSNPNGKNLSWRDALVGDKPPIGSRVLSGDSGENVPLSGIPASSVLSLSLPGSLAQSNFPQGSGSSEMVYNQPANLLVQPPSHPLPKNLVPESQKNHNAENILPEFVNSPAGSLSVMLVPPANSTVVPNSNKANHSSNREETYGALDFTLNGTLENPVRMYSPSRSDGLASQHTLADHPGQSGPGPRNPDRFYQQVMKDAQDQPGLGGALQEPAPPRQQNSPPQVPKATSAEPSNAESLPAQGQSQNSAQAPASLAPADAGQQLLPRLPQSSSVSLVSPGSSQAATQSEQQWPQPTPPHSLGPPPQDLASYYYYRPLYDGYQSQYPSLYPPDPGAASLYYPDVYSLYEPRYRPYDSTASAYAETYHYAEPERPSSRASHCSDRPPPRQGYSEGYYNSRSGWSSQSDHYASYYSSQYDYGDPGRWDRFHYSARFKDPRACDRRYWCDVEYDPYRKEHYAYGDRPEKSDDPWRYDPRFTGSFDDDPEPHRDPYGEEADRRSVHSEHSARSLRSAHSLPSRRSSLSSHSHQSQIYRSHNVTAGSYEAPLPPGSFRGDYAYGTYGSTFHGAQGFPEYGYPTDSGWSTVEQVPSRPTSPEKFSVPHICARFGPGGQLIKVLPNLPSEGQPALVEIHSMETLLQHTSEQEEMRAFPGPLGKGDTHKVDVINFAQNKATKCLQDENLIDRESASLLWNFIVLLCRQNGTVVGTDIAELLLRDHRTVWLPGKSPNEANLIDFTNEAVEHVEEEEAGEAQLSFLTDSQPATASTLEKETERFRELLLYGRKKDALESAMKNGLWGHALLLASKMDSRTHARVMTRFANSLPINDPLQTVYQLMSGRMPAASMCCGDEKWGDWRPHLAMVLSNLNNNVDVESRTMATMGDTLASKGLLDAAHFCYLMAQVGFGVYTKKSTKLVLIGSNHSLPFCKFATNEAIQRTEAYEYARSLGAQSGPLPDFQVFKFIYSCRLAEMGLATQAFHYCEVIAKSVLTRPHEYSPVLISQLIQVASQLRLFDPQLKEKPEEESFVEPAWLVHLQHVEKQIKEGTVVWSQDGAFPQQCPSTPGSEVGQLDGPGLGQQADLETDNLLLVVPAPSTDQLGQGVRLLPSAPQTLSDGQLANPARVPMFPVLPPPGPPEPGPGYGLPGSAPGFPEPSRPDPAALYPGPGLPPGTPSLQESRRLQESRSTDPGTLPQEAPVGNSLSGLSEEDFGGKFANLDPSRTAQDSETPAGWDRANLGSAQPPLSLTSAPEMKRPGQAVKKEVKEPKKSESWFSRWLPGKKRTEAYLPDDKNKSIVWDEKKNQWVNLNEPEEEKKAPPPPPTAFPKAAQAAPSGPTGVNVFSRRAAGTRARYVDVLNPRGTQRSEPALPPADLFAPLAPLPIPASFAPNPDAEELQLADGAGGERQAPAGGQASPEVLSSAALHPGSELPAPRPDCSQGGEAPGDLPTAGGTVPFYNPAQLAQASATSGSSRPGRIGQRKYATLN
- the SEC16A gene encoding protein transport protein Sec16A isoform X1, which codes for MQPPPQAVPSGVAGPPPAGNPQSMFWANSPYRRRTNNNAPVTPITCPLQPVTDPFAFSRQALQNTPLGSLSKSSPPILQSSAPPGFPQRPGLPVPHTDARDSSQGPCEPLPRPLAQPRADANSFSGALTPSALPRAEMSRSAEVRPGSEPGVQAPPCLPHYIPGVGPDTSQGTYLHGNVPGPDRPLSRQNPHDGVVAPAASPFSPQPRQQLPGQWGPVQASPQPSGQHHSPCPEGPVQSTVPHATSVPHLPPSSSPHQGVGHEQQTPLVSLSAPLASDRRSEVAHLQSGSYSANNFDPESTFRQNPRVGNTWASQEFRQNPGVTKEHWPAPSLVSPLTQGDHPENPVHYPPGTGASLSLPDTDSGALSMFFQGGETENEENLSSEKAGSAGKLDFDGFSSSPGPGHPPSLAHMGAGGICQAFLKGSSMETTLQGGDTHLYFAQSAGIQHDQQTTKNAASDMWGDTASAGTQGASSSQCENIENLEFIQNQEVLPSESLSLDALSQSDQFRYGVLPGPAVPRHNVGGHPGATEAMMHPARSDSVSSSYSSKSHRSLSSSTRPQELVGTFIQQEVGKPEDEVSGSFFKQIDSSPVGGETDETTVSQNYHSSVSQPSTPSPPKPTGIFQTSANSSFEPVKSHLVGVKPVEADRANVVGEVRGTRARQKKCRPPDASPGNLEQPPDNMETFFAPQVCPLPLNTTAEAGHVLPHTGAPPLDTVYPTPERKPSGRAQGTVKCESPATTLWAQNELPDFGGNVLLAPAAPALQVPAKPQPSAVVQPPEEMVSGQQSQKPGSASPLQNRDGIGASENLENPPNVGEEETLQPQASSGHADALPSPPTESLQHLPVLMAQPDQSYNLAQPINFSVSLSNPNGKNLSWRDALVGDKPPIGSRVLSGDSGENVPLSGIPASSVLSLSLPGSLAQSNFPQGSGSSEMVYNQPANLLVQPPSHPLPKNLVPESQKNHNAENILPEFVNSPAGSLSVMLVPPANSTVVPNSNKANHSSNREETYGALDFTLNGTLENPVRMYSPSRSDGLASQHTLADHPGQSGPGPRNPDRFYQQVMKDAQDQPGLGGALQEPAPPRQQNSPPQVPKATSAEPSNAESLPAQGQSQNSAQAPASLAPADAGQQLLPRLPQSSSVSLVSPGSSQAATQSEQQWPQPTPPHSLGPPPQDLASYYYYRPLYDGYQSQYPSLYPPDPGAASLYYPDVYSLYEPRYRPYDSTASAYAETYHYAEPERPSSRASHCSDRPPPRQGYSEGYYNSRSGWSSQSDHYASYYSSQYDYGDPGRWDRFHYSARFKDPRACDRRYWCDVEYDPYRKEHYAYGDRPEKSDDPWRYDPRFTGSFDDDPEPHRDPYGEEADRRSVHSEHSARSLRSAHSLPSRRSSLSSHSHQSQIYRSHNVTAGSYEAPLPPGSFRGDYAYGTYGSTFHGAQGFPEYGYPTDSGWSTVEQVPSRPTSPEKFSVPHICARFGPGGQLIKVLPNLPSEGQPALVEIHSMETLLQHTSEQEEMRAFPGPLGKGDTHKVDVINFAQNKATKCLQDENLIDRESASLLWNFIVLLCRQNGTVVGTDIAELLLRDHRTVWLPGKSPNEANLIDFTNEAVEHVEEEEAGEAQLSFLTDSQPATASTLEKETERFRELLLYGRKKDALESAMKNGLWGHALLLASKMDSRTHARVMTRFANSLPINDPLQTVYQLMSGRMPAASMCCGDEKWGDWRPHLAMVLSNLNNNVDVESRTMATMGDTLASKGLLDAAHFCYLMAQVGFGVYTKKSTKLVLIGSNHSLPFCKFATNEAIQRTEAYEYARSLGAQSGPLPDFQVFKFIYSCRLAEMGLATQAFHYCEVIAKSVLTRPHEYSPVLISQLIQVASQLRLFDPQLKEKPEEESFVEPAWLVHLQHVEKQIKEGTVVWSQDGAFPQQCPSTPGSEVGQLDGPGLGQQADLETDNLLLVVPAPSTDQLGQGVRLLPSAPQTLSDGQLANPARVPMFPVLPPPGPPEPGPGYGLPGSAPGFPEPSRPDPAALYPGPGLPPGTPSLQESRRLQESRSTDPGTLPQEAPVGNSLSGLSEEDFGGKFANLDPSRTAQDSETPAGWDRANLGSAQPPLSLTSAPEMKRPGQAVKKEVKEPKKSESWFSRWLPGKKRTEAYLPDDKNKSIVWDEKKNQWVNLNEPEEEKKAPPPPPTAFPKAAQAAPSGPTGVNVFSRRAAGTRARYVDVLNPRGTQRSEPALPPADLFAPLAPLPIPASFAPNPDAEELQLADGAGGERQAPAGGQASPEVLSSAALHPGSELPAPRPDCSQGGELSRCSSMSSLSREVSQHFNQAPGDLPTAGGTVPFYNPAQLAQASATSGSSRPGRIGQRKYATLN